The Dioscorea cayenensis subsp. rotundata cultivar TDr96_F1 chromosome 16, TDr96_F1_v2_PseudoChromosome.rev07_lg8_w22 25.fasta, whole genome shotgun sequence sequence tcttccatcattctttgTCTTATTTCCATGAATGATCATTTACAGCTGATAAGGACTTTGGTAGTGATTCTTAAGGTTTTGTTTCAGACttcttttttggaaaattatCCTTTAGGCCTTGAACAAAGACTAGAAACTCATGCGTGTTTACCTTTTACCCAAGATTGCCGTTATTTGTTTGTCATTCAGTCATGTGTGCTTGCATTTTTTGAAATAACAATCAGACAGCTTATTATACAGTAGTTTATGATTATTCACTTTCAATACTCTTATTATCGTTCATTATCAAATCAGAAACTTGTGAGAAAGCCAAAATTAAATTTCGAATCCATGTAAGGTGAAGATAAATGTATCACCCATCACTATTTTTGTGCCATCTTATTTTTGCACAATAGTTCCTTGTTCATATGTTCTCTTGAAAGCCGTGGTGGAAGTTGATATTTTAGCCATCCACTACCTAACCTTCCTTCTCTTACCAATTTTTGTCTGCTCATTATTTGCTACTTCTGTGCCGTTTTACCACATATTTGTAGTGTTGTggcttatattttcttttctagatATGGTATAGGAACCTAATCTAGGAAAATCTATCCTCTGAGTATCTCGGCCTTCTTGTGGTGGGTGATGCTATGGAGGAATACATTATTGATCTAAAATGGGTTTACTGATGGTATGGTAGATCAAGGCTTCAATATGTAGGTGTTTTTCAATTCATTAGTTTATATACattaaataagtaaatgaaTTTCTGTGCTGATAAGCTCAAACTGCTAGTTGAGATAATAAATCCAGTTgcatatctacatatatatgtttgccAATTCTGCTGGAGTTTAGTCTCATGGGCACATGCTTTTTTAACAATCTTTTCAACCAGTCTTCCTTTGTTTACTTTAATCAAATGCCTTGGTTGTAGTCTGAGATTAAGTCATGCCATGGTCAGCACTTATTATTCAAGTTAGATTGTTCACTTTCACTGGTTATCGCTATTAacctctttttcaattttttttttcagtcccAATTTTCTCAGATGCACCCTGTTGCTGTGCCACCTCCTGTTACTTCTGGCATGCTTATATATCCACCTGGGGCTCCTGGTCTTGGGCAGCAACATTTTTTTGGCCAAGGCCCTCGTGTTCCTTATCAGGTAATCTATAATTAGTGCTTGGGATGAGTTCTAGTTCTTAGACAAGTATGTTATGAGTAACTGTGACATGCAACCTTGGCGTAGTTGACAATGCTTGCTGTGAACAATTTTATTGACAATTTTAGTTCTTTGGTCCATTCTCATTGCTATATTAGAATTTTGGCGTAGCTTGCAGCTAGGGTTGTAGATGGGTCAAACTTGATTGCGCTGGGCCTAGCTCGAACTCAAGCTCGGGAGCTCGAAATTAGCTTAAGAAAACTTGCCCGACCTCAGCTTGGTTTTAAGTTTGAAAGCTCAAGTTTGGCTTGATTTagctcaaaattaaaattgaatataCTTATTTTTGAGGATTCAAATTTTAGTGGATTTAATTTGAAACTAAAACATCATTTATAGATTTgtttttaaagttaaataataaaaattatattatgttttctataaaataataattataaaatattattttttattattaatatataaaaattataatatatttttatatatttgagctATCGAGCTAAGTTCGATTGAGGCCCGACTCAGCTCAAGCTCAGCTTCTGAGCTAAGCCTGAGCTTTTATTTACCAAGCTTGAGCTGCTCAAGAACAGCTTGATCAATTGACAGTCCTACTTGCAACATgcaataataatttgttttgatcTGAGATTGGTGCTTGAAAACATGTTATACCTTCATTTGTGTGCATGTCTGTTTCTTTGTGTGTGGGCCTTTTTCTTTGatgctttctttttataaatctaCCACCCTTATTGCATCCTATTCTAATTCTCTTCAAGATCTATCCAAACTTAGCCTATTAATGACTGTACCAAAATTTCTTTGAAGtatgaaatggaaaaaaaggCTGTAGTTGGACTCGGAAAACAGATGCTAAGAATAAAAGACTTCAATAGTTTGAGCTTGCAGACAAATTGTTTTTGAGATTAGAGAATGGGTTGCagtttttgtatttcattttcattttttgtctaTAATTTATCCATTAAGCTGATCTCCGATATTTCCGAGGGAGCCTTCTAACGGGGATGGACCATGTCGATACACGGTTCAAACCATTACTTCACTTTCTTTTTATTACTCAGCAGCtttttgttggatctttgaATAATTTTTGAGCTATCTTTTTATGCCAGGCTGGATATGGTTACCAGGAGCAACCTTTTCCTGGGTCTGCTCCTATGCCCGGTTTCTTTTCACCAATGGGTCTGCCAGTTCGACAGGGTCAACGCACAGGTGGTCGGCGTGCTGGTGGAGGACACACCCGACACACTCAGCAGCACATGCCACTGATTCAGCCACAGGCAAGAAATCATCTTAGAAttcttttataatagttttCTTTAGCACACAAGTGCCTTCCATGTTCAAATTTGCCACTTTTTAAGTCTTCTGTATCCTTCTCAGATTTTCCAACTGTTCAGACATTTTTACATTCATCAACCTTCTTTCCAacatttaactcaaaattttacCTATGCAGATGCTTACAAGGGGAGGCCATGGATATCGCCACCCTACTAGGCGCAATCCATCTGATGGCCCTATGCGTGGTTTCGCTGGAGGAATGAGATCAGTGCACAACATTGTTGGAGGTCTACCAATTCATAATGGTGGAATGCCACCATCTATTCCTGTTGGTGCACTGACTCCATTGCTCGCGAATGCCAGCCCTGAACAGCAAAGAACAGTGGGttcttcttacttttgcacTCTCATCTCACACCTAAATGAGCCGCTAACTTGATTAtcgcccttttttttttattcagatACTCGGTGAGAACTTATACCCATTTGTCGACTATCTGGAGCACAACCACGCTGCGAAAGTGACTGGAATGCTTCTGGAGATGGACCAGGTCGAAATCCTACATCTGCTCGAGTCCCCAGAGGTCTTGAAAGCTAAAGTTTCTGAAGCTATGGAAATCCTCAGAAATGTCAGACAACAGCAACAGACTAGTTCGCCTGCCGATCAGTTCGCCGCTGTCACTGAATGAGGGCATTGTTTCTTGAGCTGTTGCTTTCTAATCCTTTAATCAGCCTTATTATATTGCATGTGATTCATGCTTCGCATTATACATAATAATTTGGTACATTTGGAACTTGAAAACTAGTTTGCTGATTATAAATATTCTGCTCTAAATTTAGCTATTGCTGCTTTAAATTTCTTAAGTTcaggtttaaaaaaatagaagagaaaATTCAGGCTCTAAAACCAAATATTTGTGAGAGACTGGGGAGGGTGCAGGGGTCCttgtaaatataattatattttttatttagtttgttgAATGCAATGAGAGTTCTGTATTTGCAGGGCAGAAAGAagcttataaaaatatatgtacataatataaatttaataaatggaTAAAAGATAACTTTGATGGTTAAACACTGTTTAATCTGATTAtgtgtttgaaaatttttagttgGTCTTCTCAAACGAGTGACCAAAATTTGTCTTGGAAAACTTCGGACTGCTAATTTTTTACGgccaataatttattaaataattgtaCGCATTTAAACTATAATTAATGACAATTCTTCCAAGTAAGCAAAGATTAAGTAAGAATAATAGTAaatcatacacacacacactatatatatatatatatgcgcatTTTACTATCAAATCCACATTCATCAACTATACTGAAAACCATGAAGATACTTATACTTGTTGCAAATGTAACTTGAAAATCACCATAAAACAAGTTATAGATCAATATGAAAAAGAGCTCATACATCAAGCACTTCATTTCTAACACATAATGTAATGCCATTCACTCCAGTTTCAACACATGAGGCTGCACAAGTATGATTCACACAAACTGAATTGATATGAATCAGTCCGATCGGTAATCAATCATTTCTCCTCGGAAAGCCGAAAATGGCTAATGACATCACAGGAATGACAGACGTAATTTCGACAATAATTCATCACATCTTCGCCTTGTACGGTCATTGTCCCAGGTCAACCTATGAGATATACAGTACACCGCCTATCACcggcattttgattaaaaacagatatatatagaaaataaatgcTTCACAAGTTTGCATACCTCAAGTGGTTTTTCATATGCAAAGAGCACCAAGATCTGGTTGGGTTTTAGTTCCGCTTTCTGGTACTTCAATGGCCTCTTTCCGCCGAccactctttctttcttttctgtCCCTATTTGAAGTCCATTTCGTGTTGCTGATCAAGCACAGAAACCAGAGTTCAAGAACATTTTACTTTGTTGAAATTTTTGGGTACTATCATGTCATTAAAATCATGACAATGTGGTTTTATAGCATTATCATCAGCAACATATTTTATGTAATCCCAAAATGCATATATCAAACAGACTAATGAAGACAAGAGAGTAATTAAAATATGAGATTAATCAATATCGATCAATGCAAGTATATGTTACGGCAACAGAaatgttatttaattgattGGAATTAGACGATAAGAAATAATCAGGAAAAAGCACCTGATAGTTACTGCAGAAGTCCTTCCAACACCTGAACCACAACAAGCCTTGTACTTCTTCTTTGACCCACAAGAACATTGCTTATTTCTTGATATTTTcttgaagaggaaaaataaataaaaatgagtgTCTATAGCACAGTGACACATAATTAAGCTTGTATCCATCATAAATACCTTATCAACAACTTGAACTTTTTGTTCCTTAACTGATTGAGTGTCACTATCTGATGAATTTTGTGCTGTTGTTACATTTTCAGACGGCACCTCTAGTTGCTCAGAGTTCATAATTTGATTGGCTCCTGGGTAATCTCAAACCTTTAAGCATGAAGGAATATCATTCATCAAAAGGGGACAATAAAATCAATCTCGGTACACGGTATTGCACAAGCCAACTAAATCATGGTATTACAAAAATTGGGATACAAATGTAGAATGATagaaagaagaataatacaaGGTATTAGTACAGGCGATTCTCCACATCTTAAGACTGTATCCATTTCATAAATTTCTCTGCGCAGATGCTGTTTTTAATCATATGCTCAATCAACATTGTGTAACCATCAAAAGTTTTATACCTGATTTGAAGAACATAGTTCTAACAAACTTCATTCACTTAATTAGTGCATGGTAAGAGATTTTACCTGTATTATATCTTGAATATACAAGTTGTATGACAAAAATGTAGAACTTAAAATAAAACGATACACCTGAACTTAGATCATATGTATATTTTTGAAGGGCATTCTTGGCAAACATGATCAGAGGCCTAGTATGAGGTACGTGGAGTTTGTTAGGAGAAACTAATAACATCTAGTTTAAATAATGGATAATGGTACAAATATGGTTGTGAATATGTTTATGAAGTTCATCTTTGTGACCAAAAATGTCATGAGATAGAAAATTaccattagaaatattattttcagaGGAAATGTCTTCGTCACCATTCTcactttctttcatttcttgTTCTGCTATCAAATACTCAATTGCAGCATCAGCATCCCCACCTACTTCTTGTAAAACCTGTGATACAATTAAATGCGTTGGATggaagaaaataacataaacctTTTTGCAAGAATACCTCTTACCTGCTCAgctttatcaaaattttcacatCCTGTACCGGCCATTACCATCTTGACAGATCCAATGTCCGAGACAAATTTATGACTTGCACCTTTTGGCGGGCATGTTGCCACTTTCTTGTTATGGCTGGGGACAGAAATATCAGTATCCGCCTATCATAAGGATCATAGTAGAACAGATCAAATCCTATTTACAGCTAGGATTTTACACTAAGTTATATAATGGAAACTTTCTTTTAATGCAATTTTAAAGCATAATGATTATGTATAAATAGAAACCTTAATGATGATCTGTCTAGCTGGTCCTTCACAAGAATCTTCACGTAGCCGGACACTATTATAGTGCTCACCATCATGATAAGATCTGTACATAATATAATGACTCAAAACACATAATGACAGACTATCAAGCATTTCGAACAATGAACTCTCAGCAGTCAGTTAAGCCGTTTATTGGAATTGTATTAggaaaaactaattataaagtATCACAAAGTCAGTATGAGAAAACTAATTATAAAGAAATGAGTAGAACAGACCCTTATAATAGAATTGCCTAAATTTCAAGTTTGACTTCCCTAAAGTGTTGTAACAACCGACATTTTCCTTATGAACAATGAAGACTTACAAATGAATCATTCTCGCTTCTTGACCTTGAAAATTCCTTATGTACCATCGGGGGGACATAGCCTGCATGGAAAATACTTTCAGTTTTATAAGGTTCTCAAAGTTAGTCCATTTTGTCTATGGGTACAAGTCAATCACAAGTGAGTTTAAGGTGGAACTGGCGGTTTAGTGGATCAAGTTATGCAAAATGCAAGAGGGATTGAGAAAAAGATGATATCCAATTTCATGCCACATGTCCTTGAATtgcaaatatataagttatGGCAAATGAATGTGAGAAGAGTTGCACAATTTCAAGCatcaagaaaatcacagcatgGTACCTCACTAACACTCATTGTACACTCTCAAAACTAGAGAATGCGTTTGCTACAAAATTGGATGAATTTATGTGATGAACTTCAGTTATTATTGTTTGTATATTaagctaaaatcacctcaattAACAGTTTCGTGCACAATCATACCAGTTAAAAACTTAATTCCATCTTAGCGCTAAAAACTGGACTGTGGCTAGCACTTAAATCATCTTAGCAGTTGAATTCATATGCTGTTTAAAACaattttagaattataaattCGATAAAAGCTTATTAGAAAGATAAACTTACTCTATGAATGCAGATATTCACTCTGGTAACAAGACATGCTGCTTGCAACTCCATATGTCCTGCCCATGTACCATCCTTTTCCATGGACTGACAGTATTCATCAAAGGGGACATCATCCTCGATGAATGGTTCAAACTCCTCACGATGATTCTGTATGGTACAGTCAGTGACAGCAAATTATCAGCTTACTTGATCATATCAAGAATAAATGAAAGGATGAACATGCACCCGAAAAAATTCTAGATGTGGAGAGCTTGcaacaaaaatcatattgaTGCCCAACTTGAAGATAACCATACCAATATATATTGCACCACCATATGACGATATTTTGTATGTTCCTCTTCATTTCCTTCAAGCTGATCAGCTAGAGCTCtgcaaaagataaaacaaagaatCATAATCAAGattgattcaaataaaataaacataggcatgaaaaaaaaattctcttttacTTACAAACCTGAAGAAACAATTGCCATCTGCTGTGATTTGAACAATTTTTAAACCTAACGCGTCTAGTTGAGACCGGAAGTGTGATAAATCAGCTTCCTTTCCTTGCTTCTTTACCTAAACAGCAATGGAATCTTTAATTGAGGATCGAACACTAAGTGGACAGTATTCTCATActgtatatttaattaaaacattatgggAAGGCTCTAATAAACAATGGAACCCAAGAACTTAACAAGAAAAAGATGGGATCAGGACTGGCTTTTCACAAACTAAACACAAGCACGCCAGATATTTGAACATATGTTTAAGATCCATATGGATGGCATCATCTGGGAGTTGCATCTTGGATTAAACAAGATATCAGTTTGCTTCAAAGTGTCATGGTAGACGAGTGTCATGGTAGACAAAAGCTGGATAGAAGCAAAATAAACttacaaatttcaaacaacCACACATGAAGTTGGGAGCCCTCCAACATTTTTCTTCATTCACTTGTGGATGCTAATAATCAGTCCTCAAGTTACAAATAAGAAGCCAAAAAAGGCACTAACATTAACCAACATGATATGTTAATTTTTCCAGCCTAAATCCATCTACTTAACAAGCCTCAATTGATCTCCCAAGGATGTGCTCGTGTTGAAAGAAAATCTAAGCTACAATCAATCTTCATGTTTTCCGTTTCCAAAATCTCatcttttgaaaagaaaacaaaataaatactacaaatctaaccaaacacaagacAACAACTGTCCCTCTCCAATTCCTTCTCTTATCTTCACTCCTACATCTTCCCTCAGacactcaaataaaaaaaaacctaattttttttctcaatccaAAGACACAATTCTCCCAATCCAAAGATAGTTCATTGAAATTAACACAATCAATCACAAAAacagaaatcaaatcaaaacagCAGCTCAATCTcatcagagagagagagagagagagagagatgaaggCTTACAGCGGCATGGGATTGCTTCCTCTTGGGCTGGGGCTTCTTGTGCTTGGCCTGAACCATGGCTTGCTTCTTGAGCTTTCAAGTTATCAAGACATGCAAACGGAAAACACTGTGATCAATTCTTGGCTTTGTATCACATCtaatttcttttctaaatatataatccactattaaaaattattatttttattttttattatatatatatatatatataatataatataatatataatatagtgtgtgagaaaaagaaagagggagagagaagCATAGATTggtcctttaatttttttttaaaaaaatctattttaaattattttgcagATAATTTTTTCTCCGGAGGCCACCAAATTATGAATTAGTTTAACTaatcaaaattagaattttttttctagttttgtgataattttttatttatattattttttaaaaataatctatgtttaaaaaaacggatatttattataaataaataaagtttaggGTGTATGCAATCtaacatctatctatatatattaaagcaGAAGACAAAAGTATGGCGTGTCAAGCTctcataaaaacttaaataaaatatttcaaatagattattttttttcatgataatGGAACTTATCCTTTTATTTATCCTATATCACatatcaaattctaaaattaataataataaatatcctattttatctaaatttaaatattagagatttattcaaaaatcttGTGGAAAGACAAGCAAGCTCAGGGATGTTGTGCTTCAAGATCTAGAGTAtgctttacttatatatatttgttgaaaaaaatatttatatgcataattatagtctcataatcatatttattatgtcaagaaattttttttatatattagtatatattctTATTTGCTTATACTATTGTATATAAGTTTTGttgtgtatttttctttttttttataggaaaaaaCAAGCTTGCGTGTACTTTGTTGGATAATTTTGTAAATGAGATTAATGGTTGTCTAGAAGCCGAAGAATTAGAACctcttatttgaaaaataaggtTTGTGTAAAGCAAATTAGTTTtggttattaaataataatttttcatatctaacatttttataattgattttattccaacaaataatatttCAGGACTATGTTGACATTGTTGAGCTGAAggtaatttttatgatatcaccttattttatgataattttgtattaaatttatgacttaataaaatttgattgatgTGCATAATTGTATTCGATAATGAGACAAAATCGTTATAAAGCAAtcaacaagatgaaaaaaattgaagcaggaaaaaactaatttgtaataaataattttagcaaTGGAGTCTCCTATAAAATgactttatttgtgttttatgccatttcaatttgttaaatttatgattatcatttatttttaatgaaggcaatatagtttatttatatcatttgttatgaatattaatattaccatGCACCATTGATATGCATATCAATGATTTCATAAAGCCATAAATGGAGTGGTAAAGAAACTTCCTTGATTCCCCTGTGATTCCAAATGTTCATTATGGATCAGGCATACCACATAATAGAAGTGTGATAGTACAAGCTTCGCGACCATCGATCctgaaaaagaacaagaagcctATCATCATTCACACTAAAGcgaaaatggaaataaatacGGGCGAGAGAGCGCCAACAGTTAACAAAATAGGAGCATAGTAGGGGGAAAGGCCCTAGCTAGCTCAAAAAGTACAAGTCTGAAcaacacacaacaaacaaagatagaatagaagaacaaatacaaaatacacaaaagtATGTCATGGGTCTATGAAGCCGGAGGAAATCCTCaatggaaaaataatttatcccaaCCATCATGTGAAATGAGCTCCAACACTCTGCCATCTAAACACCCAAAGTGCTCAAAAGCTCCTCAATCGATTTTTCTCACCGTGCCGAACACCTTGCGTGATAAGAGAGTGCATAACgtgttttgtgttcttctttagAAAAACCCTTGGTTCTTGCACGGAGGAGTAGGTTCCCTCCCCAGCCCTCTTGAAGCAAAATCTCTTTGATGGGCACTCCTGCACAAGCGAAAGTGGAGATCATTCAACCAACTCCCCATAGCAAAGAAAGCACCAAAAGAATGATTCAAGACAAATCCCAGTTGCTACAGTAGATCTGACATTCAAGAACTTTGTTTCTGTGAAAAGTAGCCAAAATTCTACAAATCGAAGGATCTTGGATAATCATTACGTCACTCATTCAAACAACCATCCAAGAAAACTTCACCTAATAAAGCATGAAaaagctcaaagttttgagtgaAAGAACAAACCTTCAACCAAGAGTAAGATGAGCAGCGTATAATGGTTGTATCCGTCAAAAGCTTGTCGCTCAAACTCCACTTTATGTCACTAAAATGGAGAAGATAGAGAAGAGCAAACTAGAGCATGTCAAGGACGGTGGAGAGGAGGGAGAAAAGGGTAGAAGAGTGGAGAAGATGAATGAATAGCGTGCCGTCCTAAGTCCTTAAGAATTTCTTTACTGGTGAATGAGCCATCATCCTTGCGctgcaaggatggtcctcaagactcaTCGGATGAGTCTCGGGAGGGGCATCCTGCGCCTAAGGATGGTCTCCTCGGGATTTTCCTCGGGACGCATTTATCTCCACGAAAGGTAAACTTTGTTTATgattaaaaccatgaaaaataaagctGGTGACATCGACAAAACACTCAAAATATCATCAAGATTacatcaaaaacaagaattactcaaagaccacatgacaaATATGAGAATATGAAGgctattgaagaagaaaaaagatgaaaaaacatTACATACAACCAAAACCAATACCAAAAGTACAAGTTAAACACacaacacaaatgagaaaaaataatacGAGAATGAAACGAACTTGGTCAgccccaagaagtgcttgtttaacatcgtTAGCTCGACGCATTACCTCAAACGACCATGGTGGAACAAATGGATGTAGTTACCGAGTCTTGGAGTTGTAAGGTTGCCACttggaaaattcaatgaaagacgagaaaaactttaaatttcCAGTTTCCAAAGAATAAATGATCAATCCTTATCCGGGTAATGTGGACaacttttctccaccttttgtTTCGCCTCGACGCCTCCAAATCTTCTTAACACCCTTAATTTTCTTGCCATTGAGTGGTGAATTACCCCGACTTGATTAATTTGCCATGTTGGTAGAGGTGTAAGTTCTTCCTGCATCTTGGCACCTGAACTCATCCAAGTAcctcatccaaagggtttaaGTCAAGCACCTCCACACAATCGAAATAATCCTACCGCAGTATCGCCAAGTACTGTCATCAAGTGATCATGTGTGCTTGGTCTGTGTGACAGGAA is a genomic window containing:
- the LOC120279013 gene encoding OVARIAN TUMOR DOMAIN-containing deubiquitinating enzyme 7-like isoform X1: MVQAKHKKPQPKRKQSHAAVKKQGKEADLSHFRSQLDALGLKIVQITADGNCFFRALADQLEGNEEEHTKYRHMVVQYILNHREEFEPFIEDDVPFDEYCQSMEKDGTWAGHMELQAACLVTRVNICIHRAMSPRWYIRNFQGQEARMIHLSYHDGEHYNSVRLREDSCEGPARQIIIKADTDISVPSHNKKVATCPPKGASHKFVSDIGSVKMVMAGTGCENFDKAEQVLQEVGGDADAAIEYLIAEQEMKESENGDEDISSENNISNGANQIMNSEQLEVPSENVTTAQNSSDSDTQSVKEQKVQVVDKKISRNKQCSCGSKKKYKACCGSGVGRTSAVTISNTKWTSNRDRKERKSGRRKEAIEVPESGTKTQPDLGALCI
- the LOC120279013 gene encoding OVARIAN TUMOR DOMAIN-containing deubiquitinating enzyme 7-like isoform X2, whose product is MPLALADQLEGNEEEHTKYRHMVVQYILNHREEFEPFIEDDVPFDEYCQSMEKDGTWAGHMELQAACLVTRVNICIHRAMSPRWYIRNFQGQEARMIHLSYHDGEHYNSVRLREDSCEGPARQIIIKADTDISVPSHNKKVATCPPKGASHKFVSDIGSVKMVMAGTGCENFDKAEQVLQEVGGDADAAIEYLIAEQEMKESENGDEDISSENNISNGANQIMNSEQLEVPSENVTTAQNSSDSDTQSVKEQKVQVVDKKISRNKQCSCGSKKKYKACCGSGVGRTSAVTISNTKWTSNRDRKERKSGRRKEAIEVPESGTKTQPDLGALCI